The Streptomyces pactum genome contains a region encoding:
- the cas1e gene encoding type I-E CRISPR-associated endonuclease Cas1e, translating to MSTVSRRPALTPRQLTRTGERLSFVYLERCTVHRDANAITAQDAEGTTHIPSATIGTLLLGPGTRVTHQAMSVLGETGAAVCWVGEHGVRYYASGRALSRSSALMEAQARQWANPRSRLAVARAMYRLRFPDEDPSGLTRHELLGREGKRVKDCYRAQAARTGVPWRGRRYTPGDFTSGDAVNQAITAAAQCMYGIAHAVVTSLGCSPALGFIHSGHELSFVLDIADLYKTELGIPLAFAVAAQDEEDTGPRTRRALRDRINETSLLNRCVDDIKHLLLPESTGSAAPGDDRDVVTLQSDHGHQVASGVNHDGPEDYGDELW from the coding sequence ATGAGCACGGTCTCCCGCCGCCCGGCGCTCACTCCCAGGCAGCTCACCCGCACCGGCGAACGCCTCTCCTTCGTCTACCTGGAACGCTGCACGGTCCATCGCGACGCCAACGCCATCACGGCTCAGGACGCGGAAGGCACCACTCACATCCCCTCGGCGACCATCGGCACCCTCCTCCTCGGCCCCGGCACCCGCGTCACCCACCAGGCCATGAGCGTGCTCGGTGAGACCGGCGCGGCGGTCTGCTGGGTCGGCGAACACGGCGTGCGCTACTACGCGTCCGGCCGCGCCCTCAGCCGCTCCTCCGCCCTCATGGAAGCCCAGGCCAGGCAATGGGCCAACCCGCGCAGCCGTCTCGCCGTGGCGCGAGCGATGTACCGGTTGCGCTTCCCGGACGAGGACCCCTCCGGTCTCACCCGGCACGAGCTCCTCGGCCGCGAGGGAAAACGGGTCAAGGACTGCTACCGGGCCCAGGCCGCCCGCACCGGCGTCCCCTGGCGCGGCCGCCGCTACACCCCCGGCGACTTCACCAGCGGCGACGCCGTCAACCAGGCCATCACCGCCGCCGCCCAGTGCATGTACGGCATCGCCCACGCCGTCGTCACCTCCCTGGGCTGCAGCCCGGCCCTCGGTTTCATCCACTCCGGACACGAACTGTCCTTCGTCCTGGACATCGCCGACCTCTACAAGACGGAGCTCGGCATCCCGCTCGCCTTCGCCGTGGCCGCACAGGACGAGGAAGACACCGGCCCTCGCACCCGCCGCGCACTACGCGACCGCATCAATGAAACGTCCCTGCTGAACCGATGCGTCGACGACATCAAACACCTCCTCCTCCCGGAATCGACCGGCTCCGCCGCCCCGGGCGACGACCGGGACGTAGTCACCCTCCAGAGCGACCACGGCCACCAGGTCGCCTCAGGCGTCAACCACGATGGCCCAGAGGACTACGGAGACGAGCTCTGGTGA
- the cas2e gene encoding type I-E CRISPR-associated endoribonuclease Cas2e translates to MTVIVLTNCPAGLRGFLTRWLLEISAGVFVGNPSARVRDALWEEVRQYADQGRALLAHTMNNEQGFTFRTHDHAWHPTDHEGVTLIHRPDPNAPTAAPTPRNGPPSGWSRASKRRRFGRG, encoded by the coding sequence GTGACCGTCATCGTCCTGACCAACTGCCCGGCCGGCCTACGCGGCTTCCTCACACGCTGGCTGCTGGAGATCTCCGCCGGCGTGTTCGTGGGCAATCCCTCCGCCCGGGTCCGCGACGCCCTCTGGGAAGAAGTCCGCCAGTACGCAGACCAGGGCCGCGCCCTGCTGGCCCACACCATGAACAACGAGCAGGGCTTCACCTTCCGCACCCACGACCACGCCTGGCACCCGACCGACCACGAAGGCGTCACCCTGATCCACCGCCCAGACCCGAACGCACCCACCGCCGCCCCAACTCCCCGGAACGGTCCGCCATCCGGCTGGAGCAGAGCCTCCAAACGCCGACGCTTCGGCAGAGGCTGA
- a CDS encoding CbrC family protein yields MSAALPFFRYHPDPLASGSICAAAETCACCRRDRGWIYTATFYSAQDVSGRFCPWCIADGSAAERFAGEFTDSYGLDGVSEDVLHEVTRRTPGFHAWQDPHWLVHCQDAAAFVGEVGYAELAAHPEALDQLRTDMRLDGLHDESRLERFPTSLGEGATVMLFRWTGCGSHLAYADAS; encoded by the coding sequence ATGAGTGCCGCCCTGCCCTTCTTCCGTTATCACCCAGACCCCCTTGCAAGCGGGTCCATCTGCGCGGCCGCCGAGACGTGTGCCTGCTGCCGGCGCGACAGAGGATGGATCTACACGGCAACCTTCTACTCCGCTCAGGACGTCAGCGGTCGGTTCTGCCCTTGGTGCATCGCAGACGGGAGCGCAGCGGAACGCTTTGCGGGTGAATTCACTGACTCCTACGGGCTCGACGGTGTCAGCGAGGACGTATTGCACGAGGTCACCCGCCGCACCCCGGGATTCCACGCCTGGCAGGATCCGCACTGGCTCGTCCACTGTCAGGACGCGGCCGCCTTCGTGGGCGAAGTCGGATACGCCGAGCTGGCGGCGCATCCCGAAGCGCTAGACCAGCTTCGGACCGACATGCGTCTCGACGGCTTGCACGACGAAAGCCGGCTTGAGCGCTTCCCGACCAGCCTGGGCGAGGGGGCAACCGTCATGCTCTTCCGCTGGACCGGCTGCGGAAGCCACCTCGCCTACGCTGACGCGTCCTGA
- a CDS encoding peptidoglycan-binding domain-containing protein: MRAMMRTLVSVTTVVGIAAGSLAAAGTSFAAAPEKKPVESAEAFAPLAVVNLGLTTSEAKSLQGKFLRSWGYTGAIDGQLGTNSWKAMQRLLKENWGYTGSIDGIVGTGTVKALQRYLKTWYRYTGAIDGVAGPGTKAAFRRMANVT, translated from the coding sequence ATGCGAGCCATGATGAGGACGCTCGTCAGTGTCACGACTGTCGTAGGGATCGCCGCCGGAAGCCTGGCCGCCGCAGGAACCAGCTTCGCGGCGGCCCCGGAGAAGAAGCCGGTGGAGAGTGCGGAGGCGTTCGCCCCACTGGCTGTGGTCAACCTCGGTCTGACGACCTCTGAGGCCAAAAGCCTCCAGGGCAAGTTCCTGAGGTCCTGGGGCTACACCGGCGCGATCGACGGGCAACTCGGCACCAACAGCTGGAAGGCGATGCAGCGTCTCCTCAAGGAGAACTGGGGCTACACCGGATCGATCGACGGAATCGTCGGCACGGGAACGGTGAAGGCGTTGCAGCGCTACCTCAAGACCTGGTACCGCTACACCGGCGCGATTGATGGGGTCGCCGGGCCGGGGACCAAGGCGGCGTTCAGGCGGATGGCCAACGTGACCTGA
- a CDS encoding glycoside hydrolase domain-containing protein has translation MADAKVLEAQKWVNSTYGDVPGYRPCAEDGQTGWNTMHSLTMGLQHELGISPLVAAFGPTTLSRLTAYGDIGPGHTNANMVNLIQHALFCKGYWGGSGNGQYDTATLNAVISLTTDMGLTGHGGTVTPKVFKALLTMDAYIVLAGGSEKVRTIQQWLNRNYLDRSTFFIGPCDGHYSRDVQKALMKAIQYTVGIPEDQANGNFGPATQAGLKANTLSKGATGTLVRLFSASCVFNEPVPAGDTQYRTSFKDTYDSDLALFVKAFQRFSLLEDHGGADYQTWAQLLVSTGDPERRVDACDTRFTITDSRARALAAEGYKYVGRYIYDPPGSTLDKEIQPGELDNIFGNQLRVFPIYQDNARQLSDFTYNTGYQHALEAHNRAVGYGFNRGTVIYFAVDYDATDPEITSNIIPYFQGVAGGLARKGKRYVYGVYGSRNVCARITDATYARWSFVSGMSWGFSGNLGFPLPANWAFNQIKEFRFLNGSDSFDLDNNAHRPGTDSGQGSVNDPVSPSRDFVDYIAELYDLARSYNQGDPNQLVMEYVRHRSYSDLTWTGLIGTLDRDFVAYVEENGAPWKVEFVDSATGQEIGMEHLMATCNGHYRYPQPADTGWVNHGDVAGWGGDLITFYAEWQRDRAGYSSGYQYCVERLAKINVSSTFGYSDLIEDADGYLISKRVRAGTDIVTAVRHHYETGGNDDRFSDYRRRRFGTVANTIELARDMLTTDSAMISLGRTGLIQLTAGVGTPVPDMLPSDKLDEFLRGFAEVLHGQVG, from the coding sequence GGGCATCAGCCCTCTCGTCGCGGCTTTCGGCCCCACCACCCTGTCGCGGCTGACCGCCTACGGCGACATCGGCCCGGGGCACACGAACGCCAACATGGTCAACCTCATCCAGCACGCCCTGTTCTGCAAGGGCTACTGGGGCGGCAGCGGGAACGGCCAGTACGACACCGCCACCCTCAACGCCGTCATCAGCCTCACGACGGACATGGGTCTGACCGGCCACGGCGGCACGGTCACTCCGAAGGTATTCAAAGCACTGCTCACCATGGACGCCTACATCGTCCTCGCAGGCGGCTCCGAGAAGGTCCGCACCATTCAGCAGTGGCTCAACCGCAACTACCTGGACAGATCGACCTTCTTCATAGGTCCCTGCGACGGCCACTACTCACGCGACGTACAGAAGGCCCTCATGAAGGCCATCCAGTACACGGTGGGCATCCCCGAGGACCAGGCCAACGGGAACTTCGGCCCCGCCACCCAGGCGGGGCTGAAGGCCAACACTCTGTCGAAGGGGGCTACGGGGACCCTCGTGCGACTTTTCTCTGCGTCATGCGTCTTCAACGAACCCGTCCCCGCAGGGGATACGCAATACAGAACTTCCTTCAAGGACACCTACGATTCCGATCTCGCTCTTTTCGTGAAAGCCTTTCAGAGATTCTCCCTGCTGGAGGACCACGGGGGAGCCGACTACCAGACCTGGGCTCAACTGCTGGTGTCTACGGGAGACCCGGAGCGCCGTGTCGACGCCTGCGACACCCGCTTCACTATCACCGACTCCCGCGCGCGGGCCCTGGCCGCAGAAGGCTACAAGTACGTGGGGCGCTACATATACGACCCGCCGGGCAGCACTCTTGACAAGGAGATCCAGCCCGGCGAGCTCGACAACATCTTCGGCAACCAGCTCCGCGTCTTCCCGATCTACCAGGACAACGCGCGTCAGCTTTCCGACTTCACCTACAACACGGGATACCAGCACGCCTTGGAGGCACACAACCGAGCTGTCGGTTACGGTTTCAACCGTGGCACGGTGATCTACTTCGCCGTTGATTACGACGCCACCGACCCGGAGATCACCTCCAACATCATTCCCTATTTCCAAGGAGTCGCCGGCGGGCTGGCCAGAAAGGGGAAGCGCTACGTATACGGAGTCTACGGATCTCGCAACGTGTGCGCACGGATCACCGACGCCACCTACGCCCGCTGGTCATTCGTATCCGGTATGTCCTGGGGATTCTCCGGCAACCTCGGTTTCCCGTTGCCGGCCAACTGGGCCTTCAATCAGATCAAGGAATTTCGCTTCCTCAACGGTTCCGACTCCTTCGATCTTGACAACAACGCACATCGGCCGGGCACGGACTCCGGTCAGGGAAGCGTCAACGACCCCGTATCCCCCTCCAGGGACTTCGTCGACTACATCGCCGAGCTCTACGACCTGGCCCGCTCCTACAATCAGGGCGACCCCAACCAGCTCGTCATGGAGTACGTCCGGCACAGGTCCTACAGCGATCTCACGTGGACCGGTCTCATCGGCACGCTGGACCGTGACTTCGTCGCCTACGTCGAGGAAAACGGCGCGCCCTGGAAGGTCGAGTTCGTCGACAGCGCCACCGGCCAGGAAATCGGCATGGAACATCTGATGGCCACTTGCAACGGCCACTACCGCTACCCGCAGCCCGCCGATACCGGGTGGGTCAATCACGGTGACGTCGCCGGCTGGGGCGGGGACCTCATCACGTTCTACGCGGAGTGGCAACGAGATCGCGCCGGCTACTCGTCCGGTTACCAGTACTGCGTGGAGCGGCTGGCGAAGATCAATGTCTCCTCGACCTTCGGCTACTCGGACCTCATTGAGGACGCGGACGGCTACTTGATCAGCAAGCGCGTCAGGGCCGGTACCGACATCGTCACCGCGGTCCGCCACCACTACGAGACCGGCGGGAACGACGACCGGTTCAGCGACTACCGCCGTCGGCGTTTCGGGACCGTCGCGAACACCATCGAGCTGGCCCGGGACATGCTCACCACGGACAGCGCCATGATCTCACTCGGGCGAACGGGGCTCATCCAGCTGACCGCAGGCGTCGGCACGCCTGTGCCCGACATGCTGCCGTCCGACAAGCTCGACGAATTCCTCCGCGGGTTCGCCGAAGTCCTCCACGGACAGGTTGGCTGA